TTAGAAGAACAAGAATCTTTGCTTGGCTTTGAGTTAAAGGGCGATATTACCTTGGAAGAAGATTCGCAAGCAAAAGGTAAGGCTAAAAGAAAAAAGCTGCCGGAACATTTACCGCGAGAAGATGTAATCTTAGAACCGGAGTCTAAATGCGCAGCATGCGGCGGAGAAAAATTCCGTACTATCGGCGAAGATATTTCGGAAGTCCTTGAACACATACCGGAATCCTTCAAGGTTATTAGATACATAAGACCGAGATGTGCTTGCGCTACTTGCGACAACATTGTTCAAGCATATACACCTTCAAAAGTGATAGACAAAGGGAAACCCGGCCCGGGATTATTAGCTCATATATTTGTACAGAAATTTTGCAATCATTTACCTGCATATCGCCAATCACAAATATACTCAAGAGAAGGGATAGAATTATCAAGATCAACTATATCAAGTTGGTTAGGGCAAGGTGCTAAGCTACTAGAACCGTTAGCGGAGAAAATCAGGGAATACATATGCGCGGCTAATCAAATTCACGGTGACGATACTCCGGTTAAAGTGCTGGATCCCGGCAAGGGTGAAACCAAGACCGGAAGAATTTGGGTATATGTAAAAGACGGCAGACCTATCAACGACACATCACCTATTGCCGCATGTTATTTTTATAGTCCCGATCGCAAAGGTGCAAGACCCGAGGAACATCTCAAAGATTTTACCGGTACGCTGCATGCGGATGCTTACTCAGGATATAATAAATTATATATTAACGATGATAATCCCGATGCAACGATTAATGAGGCAGGATGTTGGGCGCACGTGCGACGTAAATTCTATGATATTACTATTGCCAACGACAAGGCTAATATTGCATTTGCGGTACTTGAAAAGATTGGAGAAATTTATCAAGTAGAGTCTGAAGTAAGAGGATTAGATCCCGGGAAAAGATTAAAAACTCGACAAGAAAAATCGGTAAAATTAGTAAACGAACTATTTGCCGGATTTAGAAAAGCATATAGTCAACTGCCTAAAAAAAGCAGTACGGCTCAAGCTATTGCATATGCTACTAATAACGAAAAAGCTCTCAAAAGATTTGTAGATGACGGCAATATCGAGATTGATAATAATGCAGCGGAGCGGGCGCTTCGGTCTGTTGCGGTCGGTCGTAAGAATTGGTTATTTGCAGGTTCCGATAACGGTGGCAAGACCGCTGCTATTATTTACACCTTAATTGAAACAGCTAAGCTCAATGATATCAATCCGGTAAAATATTTGCATAAAGTGTTTGACGTGATACAGGATTATAATTCTACCAAGATGGAAGATCTTCTGCCCTGGAATATTAAATTGGAATAATTTTAAAAATCAAGAGCGGGTTGCCCGGACGCTTACCATTGGTTAGACAAGAAATGATTTTTGATCCACTCCCAAACTTGTTCCATTGCATTAAGTTCTGGTGCATAAGGCGGAAGCGGTATCAAAGTGATATTGCTTGGAACAGTTAGTTTTTTGGCTGTGTGCCAACCTGCATTATCCATTAGTAAAGCTATATGTCGGTTGCTTTGAGTAGTGAGAGAAAGGTCTTCTAAGAATTTATTCATTAGACCTCTTTCGAAACTCATTTACCAAGATCCCAATTATATAAACCAGCAATTAAATTGAACCTAAGACCAAATCTTTTGCGTCTATTTCGATATTTATCAGCAATTATTTTAAAACGCTTTAACATACCTATAACATTTTCATTTAATACTCTGTCACTTGCTAAACTTCTATTATTTTTCTTATCTTCTTTGGTTAAAGCATTCTTTTTACTCTTTTTCTTTGGTAGCTCAGAATTTGTATGAATCTTCTGTAAGCCTTGATAACCAGTATCAGTAATCACTTTAACCTCAGGCAGTATATGGGTTCTTGATTCTTTAAATAATTTAAAATCATGACGCTTACCATTGGAAAAAGAAGTGCATATGACTCGTTTGCTTTTCTTATCTACTACTATTTGAGTCTTTAACGTATGTCTTTTCTTTTTACCTGAGTAATAGTATTTCTGTTTTTTTGGGGTCGCTCTATAGGGCTTTCTGTAGCATCTATTAAAACTAATTCATACTCCATACCGCTTTTAACTAGAGCCTTCTTACCTGGAAGAGCAAAATCCGGATGTTTTATTAGAGTGTCTTCAACAAAACGAATTGTTTTAAATGCACTGCTTTCGCTAACCCCATAATTCTTAGCTATATGAAAATAGGTACGGTATTCCCTTAAATATTCAAGTGTCATTAATAGGCTGTCTTCCATACTAAGACTAGCTCTTCTGCCACCTTGGTACCTCCTATTTATTTGTTTCTCTGTCTTTAAAATCCCTACCATCTTTTCGAATGTACTATTTCTTACCCCAGTTAATCTTCTAAAATGCTCTTCCGATAAAATGCTTAAATTTTTATATCTCATATAGTTCTAAATTAAGTAAATTCGACTTTATAGCATATTTAGTCCAGTTTCGAAAGAGGTCTATTGCCCGTGTGTTGGCATATGGTAAAATTAATGCAAAAGATTCTCCCGTATCATGGCAAGCAGCTCCGTAAATGTATGTTGAAATGAATTGCTGTTGCCGAACTTTACGGGGTCTAGTGCCGCGTTTAGCCCATATACGAGTTAAGCTACCCTTGTTGCCCAACTCGAGTTTCATCCTGAGACCATATATCAACGTTACATCTATCGATATTTTTTGGTAATAATTCTGTTAACATGTCTGGGAAGTTTTTTTATATGTATTTTGAGTCTCTTGATTTGACTTTGGATGCATTGAACGAGAAGTAATCCAGCTAAAACCAAGGCGATGCATAGTATTGTAGACTGTTTTTAAAGCGCATTTAGCGCCATATTCCTCAAGCAACATGTTATGTAGCTCCTTTGCGGTTATATACCGCCAGTTTCACTTTCACTGAGCATATTGATTTTATCAAAAAGAGCAGATTTTTGTAGAGTGTTAATCTTCCTAGGAGCGCCGCTTCTTTGTGATTCAAATAAACCTTCAAAACCATGATTTCTAAATCTTCTGAGCCATGATTGCACGGTTTTCCAGTGCAACTTCACTATTGCAGATATGGCTTTAAAAGATTTGCCTAATTGAAGGTGATACATCGCCAATAAACGTATGCGATTCCGACCATGCGGCTCATGTTTCATCATTTTTATAAAATCATGATCATGAAAACCTAGCGGCAATATTAACTTAGCTATTTGAGTACCTTTTATCCGTTAAAAATCCATTTTAGGCCACCGCGTTAATTATTGCAATTGGTATTATTACTAGCAGATGGTACTTTACGTTTTACTGGATCGCCAATAATTAACACTACCTTTGATAGCGCAAGCAATAAAGGTGGACATATTATGATAGGCGATGGGAATAATGCTGTTACGTTTGATTTCTCTGGCTCTGACAATATGCAAATAGTATTAACTGCAAATAGTACATTGCCTGCAGTTGGTAATAAATATCAATATACTTTATTTGCAACTAAGAATAATGGTATAGTAACTCCAATTATAGATAATAGTAAAATATCTTTTATTGCCAATGAACAACATCGATACCTCACCTGGTTCTATAATCCTAGTACTTATGTAATCTCAAGTCAAACTGATGTTAGTTCGTTACCACAAAATGTAGCAAATAATAATGGCTCTTCAGCTGCTCAAATATAGCTCAAGCATTAGTAACTTCTGTTAATAGTCAAGACAAGGTATCTCAAGCAGCAAGCATTCAAATCATCAATAATTTAGGGCTAATGACTTCTGCAGCAGAAACAACCGCTATAGAAAAGATTGTGCCTAACAGTAGTGGTGCTGTAGCTCTAATGGAAGCAAGTGATATTAGTGGACGTGATATTAGCGATAGAGTTTTAGGTAGTATTCCAATAGATATAAATCTAACTGAGGGTGAAGGGGTTGCAGCAGGTGATCATGACATTACTAAATATGGAACGTGGATTAGCCCATTCTATCAGAAGGCAATCCAGAAAAAATATAATAACAATCCCGGTTATAAGGTAGAGAATTATGGAGGTACAATAGGTTTTGATACTATGGTAAGTGAACACTTAACATTAGGACTTGCGTGGTCTTATGTTAAAGCCGATCTTAAACATCAAGGGATAGACGGTACAGATAAGGGGAATACTACTACTAACCTATTTTCCTTATATGGCTTAACTGATATGGCGCATAATTATTTTATTTCAGGGCTAGCAGCTGTAGGCTTTAGTAAAGTTAATAATCTTGAAGAACGTCGGATTACCAATAATCTAGTTCAAATGGCTCAGAGTAAATATAATTCAAGAATTTATTCAGGCAAAATCTTGGGTGGAAAACAATGTAAATTAGGAACCACCAAATTTACTGCGGTTCCAATGTTAGGATTAAGATATTCAAATTTTAAAGACGGTAGTTACCAAGAAACTGGAGCTTCAATACAGAATTTGTCAGTTGCCAAGAAATCAAGCTATAACTTTGAATCAATAATAGGAGCTAAAATTATTACAAGCTATACCACTAAAAATAATTTTATACTTACTCCAGAAGTATCAGCATTTACCTATATTAACCTTAAGAATAAAGCTCCTATAACTCATATATCTAATGCTGCATTCTCTAATTCTGTAAGACTTGAAGGAGCAAAAACCAGCAAAGCTTGGTATAGCCTAGGCACAGCATTGGGCATTACTAAAAATAGAGTGGAATGCAACATTGCTTATGAAGCGCAGTTAGATAAGAAATATATTGGTCACCAAGGTATATTAAAAATCAGAGTAAACTTTTGACAGCTCTGTCGCATCTGTAAAGCGTCTTCTGCCTTAATCGACAAAACTAGAGAACGTTCAACAAACTGTGTCAAACCAGAAACAATAATTTGTAATAATAAAAAATGGCGCTGTTGCAAATTCTGGTTTTGTAGATATGCTTCAGAGAAAACTATGATCTTATATGAACTTGTTCAAAGGGCGCCACTTTAAATACGATATAATCATATGGGCAGTACGTTGGTATTGTAAATACGGTATTAGTTATAGAGATTTAGAAGAAATGCTAACCGAACGTGGTGTAGAAGTAGATCATTCTACAGTTTACCGCTGGGTTCAATACTATGCTCCTAAGATACTGAGCAAGCTCAAGTGGTACTAGAAACCTAGAACAGGTTTGAGCTGGAGAGTTGATGAGACTTATATTAAAGTTAAAGGTAAGGGAGTTTATCTTTATAGAGCTCTAGATAAAACTGGAGATACTATTGATTTTTATCTATCTTCTACTCGCAACGCAAACGCAGCTAAGCGTTTTTTAGGCAAAGCCTTAAAATCTATCCCTGAATATGCCCATCCAAAAACTATCAACACAGATAAAAACCCTTCTTATGGCAGAGCAATTACCGAGCTAAAAGCAGAAGGAAGATGCCATATGGGCCTAGAGCATAGACAAGTAAAATACCTAAACAATATTATCGAATCTGACCATGGTAAACTGAAAAGGCTGATCAAACCTACTTTAGGATTCAAGTCAATGAAAACAGCTTATGCTACCATAAAAGGATTTGAGATAATGCGTATTTTTAAAAAAGGCAGGTTTAATCACTGGAAATATGGCCAAGGAATTCAAGGAGAAATTCGTATCATCACTGATAATCTATTGGGTTATTAAAAGGCTCAATCACTACTATAATTCCTAACTCCTAAATATTTGCAACAGCGCCTTTCAATTTAATAGCAATTATTTGTAAGCGCTGTCATGATCCGTATGTAAAGTGAGCAGGCGCAGATAAGAATCTTCTCTTAGAGCTAGAACTCTATATTTTTGCGAGAATCTAAAAGAGTAAATGCGATCATTATTTTTTGTAGTTTTGGATATAATAGCTTCCCACTTTAGTCCTTGATCGCGATATAACTCATCCCAATTAAGATTACTTATTTTTCTTAAAGTTTTGATCAATGCTAGTTGCTCATTCTTTTGAAGAAAGAATAAATCTTTTTGAAAGTCAGGATTGTTTAAGTCTATTTTAATTTTTGTCATTTTCAATTTTTCTAGCTATTTCTTCCAAATTGTTGCTTGGCTTATTATTTTCTGCCCAAGATAAGGCTTTATCTAATTTAGCTAAATTATTTGCCTGATATAACCATTTTTCTGAATCTGCGATAAATTCTCCCTTTTTTATAAGCCAAGTGCCGTTATCTAATTGGTCTATTAATACCATTTGACCAGCAAATTCTTTACCGAGAGATAACTGACCGTTATTTCCTATTACTTTTACTTGTTGATGTTGAGACATGATAAAACTCTAATATAATACTTTAGGAATTTACTATAGCACAATTATACTAAATTAACAATCTCAATGTAGCAAAAACACAGGATTTTGATATCTCAAAACAAAATTGCATTTTCTAAGTATTTTATTCTAAAAACCTATTTCAAAACTACTGCCAATAGACTTTATAGAAAAAAACCAAAGCATTTATGTTTTTGGAGCATATTTTTATAAAATTCTAAAGCGTATCATTTACATATTAACAATCAGATATTTCGTAGTTAGTCATTAAACAATTTATCAGAATTAGACAAACTATCAGACATTTGTTTGTGGACAAAGCAATCTTCCATATGATCATTTACCATACCGGTAGCTTGCATATGCGCATAAATAATTGTTGAGCCAACAAAACTCATGCCACGTTTTTTTAGGTCTTTGGATAATAGATCAGATTCTAAGGTACGAGCAGGTAAATCTTTTATTGTTCTAGGAAAATTACACTTAGGTTTACCATCAACAAATTGCCATATATAATCATCAAAAGAACCAAATTCTTTTTGGATAGTAAGAAATACTTGAGCGTTCTTTCTAGCAGCAAATACTTTAAGCCTATTTCTGATAATTCCAGTATTTGTAAGTATAGATTCCAACTCTTCATCATCCATAAGAGCTACTTTGTTGGGATCAAATTGTTTAAACAACTCGCGATAATGCTCACGGCGTTTGAGTATAGTGTACCAACTCAAACCTGCTTGTGCTCCTTCAAGAATTAGCATCTCAAAATGTTTATTGTCATCATGTACCGGCACTCCCCACTCTAGGTCGTGGTAATCTATATAATCAGGCTTATCTAAAGGTACCCACGAACATCGGTTGTTTGGAACATTAATTGTAGACTTAGATGTATCTAATGCCACGAGAGATGGAATTAAGTTTTTCTGATTTTTCATTTTTATCGATAATTATAGGTACTAGTTAAGATGATATTTACACATGATCTGCACTTTTACTAGGCTCAGCAGGAATATAATTATACAAGGTACGCCTAGAAATGTTAAGTTCGCGAGCAATTTTAGCTTTTGTAATACCGAGAGTGATTTTTGATTGTAATAGAGTGACCTGCTCTTGGTTAAGGACTGCGGCTCTTCCTTTGTAAAGTCCCTTCTTTTTTGCTAAGCTAATACCTTCCATTTGCCTTTCTTTAATCAAAGATCTTTCAAATTCTGCGAATGCCCCCATTACTGATAGTGATAGATTAGCCATTGGGGAATCGTCACCGGTGAAGATTAGATTTTCTTTAATAGACCTCTTTCGAAACTGGACTAAATATGTTATAAAGTCGAATTTACTTAATTTAGAACTATATGAGATATAAAAATTTAAGCATTTTATCGGAAGAGCATTTTAGAAGATTAACAGGGGTAAGAAATAGTACATTTGAAAAGATGGTAGGGATTTTAAAGACAGAGAAACAAATAAATAGGAGGTACCAAGGTGGCAGAAGAGCTAGTCTTAGTATGGAAGACAGCCTATTAATGACACTTGAATATTTAAGGGAATACCGTACCTATTTTCATATAGCTAAGAATTATGGAGTTAGCGAAAGCAGTGCATTTAAAACAATTCGTTTTGTTGAAGACACTCTAATAAAACATCCGGATTTTGCTCTTCCAGGTAAGAAGGCTCTAGTTAAAAGCGGTATGGAGTATGAATTAGTTTTAATAGATGCTACAGAAAGCCCTATAGAGCGACCCCAAAAAAACAGAAATACTATTACTCAGGTAAAAAGAAAAGACATACGTTAAAGACTCAAATAGTAGTAGATAAGAAAAGCAAACGAGTCATATGCACTTCTTTTTCCAATGGTAAGCGTCATGATTTTAAATTATTTAAAGAATCAAGAACCCATATACTGCCTGAGGTTAAAGTGATTACTGATACTGGTTATCAAGGCTTACAGAAGATTCATACAAATTCTGAGCTACCAAAGAAAAAGAGTAAAAAGAATGCTTTAACTAAAGAAGATAAGAAAAATAATAGAAGTTTAGCAAGTGACAGAGTATTAAATGAAAATGTTATCGGTGATAAATTATGTTAAAGCGTTTTAAAATAATTGCATCGAAATAGACGCAAAAGATTTGGTCTTAGGTTCAATTTAATTGCTGGTTTATATAATTGGGAGCTTGGTAAATGAGTTTCGAAAGAGGTCTAATGAATTTAATTTGTATGTTTTGTGAGGTGAGTGTTTTTACAATCTTTCTAAGGTCATCAAGGTTACGTGCTAATCTATCCATAGAATGAACGATAATTATATCATCTTCCCGTACATAGCCGATTAGTTCTTCTAGAGCAGGGCGGTTGGTATCCTTACCAGAAGCTTTATCTATAAACTTTTTGTCTAACTTAATGCCTTCTAACTGCCTCTCTGGATTTTGGTCAAAGTGACTTACCCTAATATAACCTACTGTTTTTCTGGCCATAGTTTAAAGCCTATCCTTTTTGTTACTAACGTTCATCAATTTTTGGTCA
The genomic region above belongs to Candidatus Trichorickettsia mobilis and contains:
- the tnpC gene encoding IS66 family transposase, whose protein sequence is MQIDIDKLPTEIELLHKIIATLHDKNHLLSTENGELLDRINILKEQLAVLKAKKFGKSSEKLDRQIDLVEKALEEQESLLGFELKGDITLEEDSQAKGKAKRKKLPEHLPREDVILEPESKCAACGGEKFRTIGEDISEVLEHIPESFKVIRYIRPRCACATCDNIVQAYTPSKVIDKGKPGPGLLAHIFVQKFCNHLPAYRQSQIYSREGIELSRSTISSWLGQGAKLLEPLAEKIREYICAANQIHGDDTPVKVLDPGKGETKTGRIWVYVKDGRPINDTSPIAACYFYSPDRKGARPEEHLKDFTGTLHADAYSGYNKLYINDDNPDATINEAGCWAHVRRKFYDITIANDKANIAFAVLEKIGEIYQVESEVRGLDPGKRLKTRQEKSVKLVNELFAGFRKAYSQLPKKSSTAQAIAYATNNEKALKRFVDDGNIEIDNNAAERALRSVAVGRKNWLFAGSDNGGKTAAIIYTLIETAKLNDINPVKYLHKVFDVIQDYNSTKMEDLLPWNIKLE
- a CDS encoding transposase, with the translated sequence MNKFLEDLSLTTQSNRHIALLMDNAGWHTAKKLTVPSNITLIPLPPYAPELNAMEQVWEWIKNHFLSNQW
- a CDS encoding IS5 family transposase (programmed frameshift), which translates into the protein MRYKNLSILSEEHFRRLTGVRNSTFEKMVGILKTEKQINRRYQGGRRASLSMEDSLLMTLEYLREYRTYFHIAKNYGVSESSAFKTIRFVEDTLIKHPDFALPGKKALVKSGMEYELVLIDATESPIERPPKKQKYYYSGKKKRHTLKTQIVVDKKSKRVICTSFSNGKRHDFKLFKESRTHILPEVKVITDTGYQGLQKIHTNSELPKKKSKKNALTKEDKKNNRSLASDRVLNENVIGMLKRFKIIADKYRNRRKRFGLRFNLIAGLYNWDLGK
- a CDS encoding winged helix-turn-helix domain-containing protein — its product is MLLEEYGAKCALKTVYNTMHRLGFSWITSRSMHPKSNQETQNTYKKTSQTC
- a CDS encoding helix-turn-helix domain-containing protein, whose product is MPLGFHDHDFIKMMKHEPHGRNRIRLLAMYHLQLGKSFKAISAIVKLHWKTVQSWLRRFRNHGFEGLFESQRSGAPRKINTLQKSALFDKINMLSESETGGI
- a CDS encoding autotransporter outer membrane beta-barrel domain-containing protein, which codes for MTSAAETTAIEKIVPNSSGAVALMEASDISGRDISDRVLGSIPIDINLTEGEGVAAGDHDITKYGTWISPFYQKAIQKKYNNNPGYKVENYGGTIGFDTMVSEHLTLGLAWSYVKADLKHQGIDGTDKGNTTTNLFSLYGLTDMAHNYFISGLAAVGFSKVNNLEERRITNNLVQMAQSKYNSRIYSGKILGGKQCKLGTTKFTAVPMLGLRYSNFKDGSYQETGASIQNLSVAKKSSYNFESIIGAKIITSYTTKNNFILTPEVSAFTYINLKNKAPITHISNAAFSNSVRLEGAKTSKAWYSLGTALGITKNRVECNIAYEAQLDKKYIGHQGILKIRVNF
- a CDS encoding DNA-3-methyladenine glycosylase I; this encodes MALDTSKSTINVPNNRCSWVPLDKPDYIDYHDLEWGVPVHDDNKHFEMLILEGAQAGLSWYTILKRREHYRELFKQFDPNKVALMDDEELESILTNTGIIRNRLKVFAARKNAQVFLTIQKEFGSFDDYIWQFVDGKPKCNFPRTIKDLPARTLESDLLSKDLKKRGMSFVGSTIIYAHMQATGMVNDHMEDCFVHKQMSDSLSNSDKLFND